A window of Strix aluco isolate bStrAlu1 chromosome 2, bStrAlu1.hap1, whole genome shotgun sequence contains these coding sequences:
- the KCNRG gene encoding potassium channel regulatory protein, which produces MSSREVVVLSVGGVRFVTRASTLQQFPESRLARMLNDDDQEFKLVNGEFFVDRDGTLFSYIMDFLRTLQVSLPTDFSDYQRLQREAEFYGLYPLADLLSQEHLLKPRLEILEVRFSLQEMQAFFRIFGSCSTTVETLAEQITVFTGQQSGQSWNSPFPSQKPLVPLPLERPSHHDMVFQCGTDYSAGDQFVARYVSIKPDNRKLINGTNVLGLLLDTLLKDGFRLISTRTVSSEEKVECYSFERMKRPAGLTVTVNQTPGSSGVARAKRSQVQKGK; this is translated from the exons ATGAGTAGCCGAGAGGTGGTTGTTCTGAGCGTGGGAGGTGTGAGATTTGTAACCCGGGCTTCTACCTTGCAGCAGTTCCCTGAGTCCAGGCTAGCACGGATGTTGAACGATGATGACCAGGAATTTAAACTGGTGAATGGAGAGTTTTTTGTGGACAGAGATGGAACTTTGTTTAGTTACATCATGGACTTCTTGAGGACTCTCCAGGTCTCCTTACCTACCGATTTCTCAGACTATCAGAGGCTGCAGAGAGAAGCAGAATTCTATGGGCTCTACCCTCTGGCTGACCTCCTGAGCCAGGAACACTTGCTGAAGCCAAGGCTGGAGATCTTGGAAGTGCGTTTTTCTCTCCAAGAGATGCAGGCCTTTTTCCGGATCTTTGGTTCCTGCAGTACTACTGTTGAGACACTAGCTGAACAGATCACTGTGTTTACAGGGCAGCAGTCGGGACAGAGCTGGAACAGCCCTTTTCCTTCTCAGAAACCACTCGTTCCACTTCCTTTGGAAAGACCTTCCCATCATGACATGGTTTTTCAGTGTGGTACTGACTACTCTGCTGGTGACCAGTTTGTGGCCAG gtatGTTTCCATAAAGCCTGATAATAGAAAGCTGATTAACGGTACTAATGTGTTAGGCCTGCTGCTTGACACTTTACTTAAAGATGGATTTCGCCTCATAAGCACCAGGACAGTCTCGAGTGAAGAAAAAGTCGAATGCTACAGTTTTGAAAGGATGAAGAGGCCAGCAGGCCTTACTGTCACGGTGAACCAAACCCCAGGGAGCTCCGGGGTAGCACGGGCAAAGAGAAGCCAAGTgcagaaagggaaataa
- the SPRYD7 gene encoding SPRY domain-containing protein 7 has protein sequence MAASVFCCFSWCRDGGAGHIPLKEMPAVHLDTQRMGTDVVIVKNGRRICGTGGCLANAPLHQNKSYFEFKIQSTGIWGIGVATQKANLNQIPLGRDVHSLVMRNDGALYYNNEEKNRLPANNLPQEGDVVGITYDHVELNVYLNGKNMHCPASGIRGTVYPVVYVDDSAILDCQFSEFYHTPPPGFEKILFEQQIF, from the exons ATGGCCGCCTCCgtgttctgctgcttctcctggtgCAGGGATGGCGGCGCCGGACACATCCCGCTGAAGGAGATGCCGGCGGTGCATCTCGACACGCAGCGCATGG gaaCAGATGTCGTAATTGTTAAAAATGGCAGAAGAATATGTGGCACAGGAGGCTGCTTAGCCAATGCACCTTTGCATCAGAACAAGAGCTATTTCGAGTTTAAAATCCAGTCCACAG GGATTTGGGGTATTGGAGTTGCAACCCAGAAAGCAAACTTGAATCAAATTCCACTTGGTCGAGATGTCCATAGCCTGGTGATGAGAAATGATGGAGCGCTCTACTATAATAATGAGGAGAAAAATAGACTACCAGCAAACAACCTTCCTCAGGAGGGTGATGTGGTG GGCATTACATATGACCATGTAGaattaaatgtatatttaaatggGAAGAACATGCATTGTCCGGCTTCAGGAATCCGTGGGACTGTCTATCCAGTGGTCTATG TTGATGACAGTGCCATTCTGGATTGTCAGTTCAGTGAATTTTATCATACACCTCCGCCAGGGTTTGAAAAGATCCTCTTTGAACAGCAAATCTTCTGA
- the TRIM13 gene encoding E3 ubiquitin-protein ligase TRIM13 isoform X1 codes for MDMMELLEEDLTCPICCSLFDDPRVLPCSHNFCRKCLEGILEGNVRNVLWRPSPFKCPTCRKETPVTGVNSLQVNYSLKGIVEKYNKIKVTPKMPVCKVHSGQPLNIFCRTDMQLICGVCATRGDHTKHVFCSIEEAYSQEKRAFETLFQGFETWRCGDALSRLDTLETSKRKALQMLTKDSDKVKEFFEKLQHTLEQKRNEILSDFETMKLAVMQAYDPEINKLNTILQEQRMAFNIAEAFKDVSEPIIFLQQMQEFREKIKVLKETPLPCSSVDISPTMKSFDTSQWNGIKLVDVDKLSLPQENTTLKFKIPSVFSRRFIVNSLICLLILAVTRMSFVESVVDNLQCWKSQFFTISLSYLADTVEIADHAVFYWEQMTDGASLLREKCKNYTLVVLDNVAQFVCKYKLL; via the exons ATG GACATGATGGAGCTCCTAGAGGAAGATCTCACCTGTCCCATTTGCTGTAGCCTGTTTGATGATCCTCGTGTCCTGCCCTGTTCGCACAATTTCTGCAGAAAGTGTCTGGAAGGAATTCTTGAGGGAAACGTGCGGAATGTGCTTTGGAGGCCGTCCCCTTTCAAGTGCCCCACGTGCAGGAAGGAAACTCCCGTTACTGGAGTCAACAGCTTGCAAGTCAACTATTCCCTGAAAGGTATCGTGGAGAAGTATAACAAAATCAAAGTAACTCCGAAAATGCCCGTGTGCAAAGTGCACAGCGGGCAACCCCTTAACATTTTTTGCCGGACAGACATGCAGCTGATCTGTGGGGTTTGTGCCACCCGTGGTGACCATACAAAGCACGTTTTCTGTTCTATTGAAGAAGCTTATTCCCAGGAGAAGCGAGCTTTTGAAACCCTGTTTCAGGGCTTTGAAACCTGGCGTTGTGGCGATGCCCTCTCACGGCTGGATACCTTGGAAACCAGTAAGAGGAAAGCTCTGCAGATGCTCACCAAAGATTCTGACAAAGTGAAGGAGTTCTTTGAGAAGCTGCAGCACACCCTGGAGCAGAAACGAAATGAGATTCTCTCTGACTTTGAGACCATGAAGCTTGCAGTGATGCAGGCCTACGATCCGGAAATCAATAAACTGAACACAATTCTGCAAGAGCAACGGATGGCTTTTAACATTGCAGAGGCCTTCAAAGATGTGTCTGAACCCATTATATTTCTGCAACAGATGCAGGAGTTcagggaaaaaatcaaggtgcTCAAAGAAACCCCTTTACCTTGTTCCAGTGTGGACATCAGCCCTACAATGAAGAGCTTTGATACCAGCCAGTGGAATGGAATAAAACTAGTTGATGTGGACAAACTTTCCTTGCCTCAGGAAAACACCACTCTTAAATTCAAGATTCCCTCAGTCTTTTCACGCAGATTTATAGTGAACTCTCTTATTTGCTTGCTTATTCTTGCTGTCACCAGAATGTCCTTTGTGGAGTCAGTCGTTGACAATCTCCAGTGCTGGAAATCTCAATTCTTTACAATTAGCTTGTCCTATTTGGCAGATACAGTGGAGATAGCAGATCATGCAGTCTTTTACTGGGAACAGATGACAGATGGAGCTTCACTTCTAAGAGAAAAGTGTAAAAACTATACGTTGGTTGTACTGGATAATGTTGCACAGTTTGTGTGCAAATATAAACTGTTGTGA
- the TRIM13 gene encoding E3 ubiquitin-protein ligase TRIM13 isoform X2, translating to MMELLEEDLTCPICCSLFDDPRVLPCSHNFCRKCLEGILEGNVRNVLWRPSPFKCPTCRKETPVTGVNSLQVNYSLKGIVEKYNKIKVTPKMPVCKVHSGQPLNIFCRTDMQLICGVCATRGDHTKHVFCSIEEAYSQEKRAFETLFQGFETWRCGDALSRLDTLETSKRKALQMLTKDSDKVKEFFEKLQHTLEQKRNEILSDFETMKLAVMQAYDPEINKLNTILQEQRMAFNIAEAFKDVSEPIIFLQQMQEFREKIKVLKETPLPCSSVDISPTMKSFDTSQWNGIKLVDVDKLSLPQENTTLKFKIPSVFSRRFIVNSLICLLILAVTRMSFVESVVDNLQCWKSQFFTISLSYLADTVEIADHAVFYWEQMTDGASLLREKCKNYTLVVLDNVAQFVCKYKLL from the coding sequence ATGATGGAGCTCCTAGAGGAAGATCTCACCTGTCCCATTTGCTGTAGCCTGTTTGATGATCCTCGTGTCCTGCCCTGTTCGCACAATTTCTGCAGAAAGTGTCTGGAAGGAATTCTTGAGGGAAACGTGCGGAATGTGCTTTGGAGGCCGTCCCCTTTCAAGTGCCCCACGTGCAGGAAGGAAACTCCCGTTACTGGAGTCAACAGCTTGCAAGTCAACTATTCCCTGAAAGGTATCGTGGAGAAGTATAACAAAATCAAAGTAACTCCGAAAATGCCCGTGTGCAAAGTGCACAGCGGGCAACCCCTTAACATTTTTTGCCGGACAGACATGCAGCTGATCTGTGGGGTTTGTGCCACCCGTGGTGACCATACAAAGCACGTTTTCTGTTCTATTGAAGAAGCTTATTCCCAGGAGAAGCGAGCTTTTGAAACCCTGTTTCAGGGCTTTGAAACCTGGCGTTGTGGCGATGCCCTCTCACGGCTGGATACCTTGGAAACCAGTAAGAGGAAAGCTCTGCAGATGCTCACCAAAGATTCTGACAAAGTGAAGGAGTTCTTTGAGAAGCTGCAGCACACCCTGGAGCAGAAACGAAATGAGATTCTCTCTGACTTTGAGACCATGAAGCTTGCAGTGATGCAGGCCTACGATCCGGAAATCAATAAACTGAACACAATTCTGCAAGAGCAACGGATGGCTTTTAACATTGCAGAGGCCTTCAAAGATGTGTCTGAACCCATTATATTTCTGCAACAGATGCAGGAGTTcagggaaaaaatcaaggtgcTCAAAGAAACCCCTTTACCTTGTTCCAGTGTGGACATCAGCCCTACAATGAAGAGCTTTGATACCAGCCAGTGGAATGGAATAAAACTAGTTGATGTGGACAAACTTTCCTTGCCTCAGGAAAACACCACTCTTAAATTCAAGATTCCCTCAGTCTTTTCACGCAGATTTATAGTGAACTCTCTTATTTGCTTGCTTATTCTTGCTGTCACCAGAATGTCCTTTGTGGAGTCAGTCGTTGACAATCTCCAGTGCTGGAAATCTCAATTCTTTACAATTAGCTTGTCCTATTTGGCAGATACAGTGGAGATAGCAGATCATGCAGTCTTTTACTGGGAACAGATGACAGATGGAGCTTCACTTCTAAGAGAAAAGTGTAAAAACTATACGTTGGTTGTACTGGATAATGTTGCACAGTTTGTGTGCAAATATAAACTGTTGTGA